The following proteins come from a genomic window of Pirellula staleyi DSM 6068:
- the rplV gene encoding 50S ribosomal protein L22, with protein sequence MAFKASHQHARMSARKVRLMADMIRGKFADEALDILKYQPHRGARLLEKVLKSAIGNAQDPEQNPGKTVRVEQLVVTDARVDGGPMFKRIRPVSRGMAYGIKRRTSHIHVGLTDISEM encoded by the coding sequence ATGGCATTCAAAGCAAGTCACCAACACGCCCGCATGAGCGCCCGTAAGGTTCGCTTGATGGCGGACATGATCCGTGGCAAGTTTGCCGACGAAGCGCTCGACATTCTCAAGTATCAGCCCCATCGTGGTGCTCGTTTGCTGGAGAAGGTTTTGAAGTCGGCGATCGGCAATGCTCAAGATCCAGAGCAAAACCCCGGTAAGACGGTTCGCGTCGAGCAGTTGGTGGTGACCGATGCCCGCGTTGATGGCGGCCCGATGTTCAAGCGAATTCGGCCTGTCTCGCGTGGTATGGCATACGGAATCAAACGTCGCACATCGCACATTCATGTGGGGCTCACCGACATCAGCGAGATGTAA
- the secY gene encoding preprotein translocase subunit SecY — MWQKFRAIFTIPELRQKIIFTAILLGVFRIGYHIPLPVVNQAQLAANMDSQSNELAKFFTNVAVFSAADLKQVTIFGLGIMPYISASIILQLLGSVWKPLEDLRKEGETGRKKINEYTRYLTVAMCVVQSMMFLGTMLSSGDGQASTIHPDFLSGNSLHWSWYITCILTMTCGTMFVMWIGEQIDEFGIGNGISLLIMAGILAQMPVALIDFTTNMKWSLTAFSEVGIEHIVVLAILFVAVVFGVVFITLGQRQIPTQSAKHVRGRRQFGGGRQYLPLRLNQSGVMPIIFASSLLMLPAFIFGLIASSFAGSESDSGQTTAKFFYELQGMFASGTSFTYIVCYVILIYFFSYFWTAITFNPKEMADNLKDFGTFIPGYRPGRRTAEHLEKVMVRITYVGAAFLSLVAIVPTFVSSALNVAPNVASFYGGTGLLIAVSVAFDLIQKIDSHLVMRDYRGLLEP; from the coding sequence ATGTGGCAGAAATTCAGGGCGATTTTCACTATCCCCGAACTGCGGCAGAAGATCATCTTCACTGCCATTCTTCTCGGCGTGTTCCGCATTGGTTATCACATTCCACTCCCTGTGGTGAACCAGGCTCAGTTGGCTGCCAACATGGACAGCCAATCGAATGAACTTGCGAAGTTCTTCACCAATGTGGCTGTGTTCAGCGCGGCCGACCTGAAGCAAGTGACGATCTTTGGTCTCGGCATTATGCCGTACATCTCAGCCTCGATCATTTTGCAGCTCCTCGGAAGTGTTTGGAAGCCGCTCGAAGACCTTCGTAAGGAAGGGGAAACGGGGCGGAAGAAAATCAACGAATACACCCGCTATCTCACGGTGGCGATGTGTGTGGTCCAGAGCATGATGTTCCTTGGGACCATGCTATCTAGTGGTGATGGTCAAGCCTCGACGATTCACCCTGACTTTTTGTCAGGTAATTCGCTTCACTGGTCGTGGTATATCACCTGCATTCTCACCATGACCTGCGGCACGATGTTCGTGATGTGGATTGGTGAGCAGATCGACGAGTTCGGTATCGGCAATGGTATCAGCTTGCTCATCATGGCAGGCATTTTGGCCCAGATGCCAGTGGCACTTATCGACTTTACGACCAACATGAAGTGGTCGCTAACCGCATTCAGCGAAGTTGGTATTGAGCACATCGTCGTTCTGGCGATTCTGTTTGTGGCGGTGGTTTTTGGAGTGGTGTTTATCACCTTAGGACAGCGTCAGATCCCAACACAAAGCGCTAAGCATGTGCGTGGTCGTCGCCAGTTCGGTGGTGGTCGTCAGTACCTGCCACTCCGGCTGAATCAGTCGGGTGTGATGCCGATCATCTTCGCCAGCAGCTTGCTGATGCTTCCCGCGTTCATCTTTGGTTTGATCGCCAGCTCGTTCGCCGGTTCGGAAAGCGATAGTGGACAGACCACTGCCAAGTTCTTTTACGAACTGCAGGGGATGTTTGCCAGCGGAACGAGCTTCACCTACATCGTTTGCTACGTGATTCTGATCTACTTCTTCAGCTACTTTTGGACCGCTATTACCTTCAACCCGAAGGAAATGGCTGACAACCTGAAAGACTTTGGAACGTTCATCCCCGGCTATCGTCCAGGTCGCCGAACTGCCGAGCATCTCGAAAAAGTGATGGTTCGCATCACTTATGTGGGTGCGGCATTTTTGTCGCTCGTGGCCATTGTTCCTACGTTTGTTTCGAGTGCTTTGAACGTGGCCCCGAACGTAGCGAGCTTTTACGGTGGAACTGGTCTTTTGATTGCTGTTTCGGTTGCTTTCGATCTGATTCAGAAGATCGACAGCCACTTGGTGATGCGAGACTATCGCGGACTCCTGGAACCTTAA
- the rplR gene encoding 50S ribosomal protein L18, with product MDKNKILGGRRQRRKYRVRKAVRGTTERPRLSVYRSLQNISVQVIDDSQGKTLVSASTLDTSVREQIAAGGNKEAAAAIGKVIAERAIAAGIKQVCFDRGHFRYHGRVAALADAAREAGLSF from the coding sequence GTGGATAAGAACAAGATTCTGGGTGGTCGGCGGCAGCGTCGGAAATATCGCGTGCGTAAAGCGGTTCGCGGTACGACCGAGCGTCCTCGCTTGTCGGTCTATCGCAGCTTGCAGAACATCTCGGTCCAAGTGATCGACGATTCGCAAGGCAAGACCCTTGTCTCGGCCAGCACGCTCGACACCAGCGTTCGCGAACAAATTGCTGCAGGCGGCAACAAAGAAGCTGCTGCTGCCATCGGCAAAGTGATCGCCGAACGTGCGATTGCTGCAGGAATTAAGCAGGTCTGTTTTGATCGCGGTCATTTCCGCTATCATGGTCGTGTAGCTGCTTTGGCCGATGCTGCTCGTGAAGCTGGACTCAGCTTCTAA
- the rpsC gene encoding 30S ribosomal protein S3, protein MGQKVHPIGFRTGIMIGWKSRWYASKKEYANLLLEDKKIREFVKNHPSKTQYRSAGIDRIEIERTRDEVKVVLFVARPGVIIGKKGQEVEILQEELQNLTGRRINLKIEEIARPEIQAQLIAEEIAQQLSKRASFRRTLKRAIEQTMDAGAKGVKIQLAGRLGGAEMARCEKATAGSLPLSTLRAKIDYGFTEAMTAQGHIGVQVWVNQGMFEGDASNGADAQTSEAPKKPKRTYKR, encoded by the coding sequence ATGGGACAGAAAGTTCATCCAATCGGCTTTCGAACCGGCATCATGATCGGTTGGAAGAGTCGTTGGTATGCGTCCAAGAAGGAGTATGCCAATCTGCTCCTCGAGGACAAGAAGATTCGCGAGTTCGTAAAGAATCACCCAAGCAAAACGCAATATCGCAGTGCAGGTATCGATCGAATCGAGATCGAACGTACTCGCGATGAAGTGAAGGTCGTTTTGTTCGTGGCTCGGCCTGGTGTGATCATCGGTAAGAAGGGTCAAGAGGTCGAGATCCTGCAGGAAGAACTGCAGAACCTGACCGGCCGTCGCATCAACCTTAAGATTGAAGAAATCGCTCGGCCTGAAATCCAGGCTCAGCTGATTGCAGAAGAAATTGCCCAACAGCTTTCCAAGCGAGCCAGTTTCCGCCGTACGCTCAAGCGTGCGATCGAGCAAACAATGGACGCCGGTGCTAAGGGTGTGAAGATTCAATTGGCTGGTCGTTTGGGTGGTGCCGAAATGGCCCGCTGCGAAAAGGCAACTGCTGGATCGCTGCCACTCAGTACGCTTCGTGCCAAGATCGATTATGGCTTCACCGAAGCGATGACCGCCCAAGGTCATATCGGTGTTCAGGTTTGGGTCAACCAAGGTATGTTTGAGGGAGATGCTTCCAATGGCGCTGATGCCCAAACGAGTGAAGCACCGAAAAAGCCAAAGAGGACGTATAAAAGGTAA
- the rplP gene encoding 50S ribosomal protein L16 gives MALMPKRVKHRKSQRGRIKGKAQRGNRVVFGDYGLQALQGGWIKATTIESGRIAAQQYIRGEGRLYIRVFPHKSVTSRPLETRMGKGKGEPDHWVAVVREGTILFELNGVTEQQAKLCFARLAHKMPVRVRMVRRRPA, from the coding sequence ATGGCGCTGATGCCCAAACGAGTGAAGCACCGAAAAAGCCAAAGAGGACGTATAAAAGGTAAAGCCCAACGCGGTAACCGCGTGGTCTTTGGCGATTACGGCTTGCAGGCTTTGCAAGGTGGCTGGATCAAAGCGACAACCATCGAATCGGGTCGTATTGCTGCACAGCAATATATCCGTGGTGAAGGTCGTTTGTACATTCGCGTATTCCCACACAAGTCGGTCACTTCCCGCCCACTCGAGACTCGAATGGGTAAGGGTAAAGGTGAACCGGATCACTGGGTGGCTGTGGTTCGCGAAGGTACGATCCTATTTGAACTCAACGGCGTGACTGAACAGCAGGCAAAGCTTTGCTTCGCTCGTTTGGCTCACAAGATGCCGGTACGTGTTCGCATGGTTCGTCGTCGTCCTGCCTAG
- the rplO gene encoding 50S ribosomal protein L15 encodes MSLHEINVGIEKHKHTNRRGRGTGSGNGKTAGKGHKGQRARAGWKSLPIFQGGGSPLVRRVPKRGFTNSFAQKVMIINVGDLEAMFEDGTTVTPELLAENRIISGQYDVLKVLGDGDLTKKFTISAHRFSESAKEKIEKLGGTANVLPGKVTVAEKRAAAEAAKPPKKK; translated from the coding sequence ATGAGCTTGCACGAAATCAATGTTGGGATTGAAAAGCATAAGCACACGAATCGCCGCGGTCGCGGTACTGGTTCGGGCAACGGCAAAACCGCTGGTAAGGGTCACAAGGGCCAACGAGCTCGTGCCGGTTGGAAGTCGCTTCCGATTTTCCAAGGTGGTGGTAGCCCGCTGGTTCGCCGCGTTCCAAAGCGTGGTTTTACCAATAGCTTCGCTCAGAAGGTCATGATCATCAATGTGGGTGATCTCGAGGCCATGTTCGAAGACGGCACCACAGTGACTCCAGAACTGCTCGCCGAGAATCGCATCATCAGCGGTCAGTACGATGTGCTGAAGGTTTTGGGCGATGGCGATCTGACCAAGAAATTTACGATCTCGGCTCATCGCTTCAGCGAGTCGGCCAAAGAGAAGATCGAAAAGCTCGGCGGCACAGCAAACGTGCTACCCGGCAAAGTGACGGTCGCCGAGAAGCGAGCCGCCGCTGAAGCCGCAAAGCCCCCCAAGAAAAAGTAA
- the rpsQ gene encoding 30S ribosomal protein S17 — translation MPKRVVVGLVTRDKGDKTRRVEVPLVVRHATYGKIMRRRTICYAHDEANLSKMGDTVEIEECRPMSATKRWNLVRVVSAAKVDTSKPADAAE, via the coding sequence ATGCCCAAGCGAGTTGTTGTTGGACTTGTTACGCGTGATAAGGGTGATAAGACCCGTCGCGTGGAAGTGCCGCTGGTAGTTCGTCATGCTACGTATGGCAAGATCATGCGTCGCCGCACGATTTGCTACGCACACGACGAAGCCAACCTATCGAAGATGGGTGATACGGTCGAGATCGAAGAGTGCCGTCCTATGTCGGCCACCAAGCGATGGAACCTGGTTCGCGTCGTTTCGGCTGCTAAGGTCGATACCAGTAAGCCAGCGGATGCAGCGGAGTAG
- the rpmJ gene encoding 50S ribosomal protein L36 — translation MKVRTSVKKICENCKIVRRKGRVYVVCSNARHKQRQG, via the coding sequence ATGAAGGTTCGAACCAGCGTGAAAAAGATTTGCGAGAACTGCAAGATCGTTCGTCGCAAAGGTCGGGTTTATGTCGTGTGCAGCAATGCTCGCCACAAGCAGCGCCAGGGCTAG
- the rplX gene encoding 50S ribosomal protein L24, giving the protein MHIKANDVVEVITGDDKGVRGKVLSIDREAGKLVVEGVNRVYKHVRRSQKNPQGGRLSKEMPIQISNVLLFCSKCSSASRTGSRVAADGSKERFCKKCGTSAGVIAPAKKK; this is encoded by the coding sequence ATGCACATCAAAGCAAACGACGTGGTGGAAGTAATCACCGGCGACGACAAAGGTGTGCGTGGCAAGGTGCTCTCGATCGATCGCGAAGCTGGTAAGCTCGTGGTTGAAGGGGTGAACCGTGTCTACAAGCACGTTCGCCGCAGCCAAAAGAACCCACAGGGTGGTCGCCTCTCGAAAGAGATGCCGATTCAGATCTCGAACGTGCTCCTGTTTTGCTCGAAGTGCAGCAGTGCTTCGCGAACTGGTTCACGCGTCGCAGCTGACGGCTCGAAGGAACGCTTCTGCAAGAAGTGTGGAACTTCGGCTGGCGTGATCGCCCCTGCTAAGAAGAAGTAA
- a CDS encoding adenylate kinase, producing the protein MLIVFIGPPGAGKGTQSKRLLEYLGIPHLSTGELLRAAKSQQTPLGLLAAQYVDRGQLAPDPLVLSLVGECLDQPEFAKGCLFDGFPRTLQQARSLDVTLEGRKTPLDMVIELAADEAELVGRMLRRAAAEKRADDNPQTITQRMEVYKRQTFPLLDYYRKQGLLVSIDALGTADEVFAKIKAEVDRCREHPVVRS; encoded by the coding sequence ATGCTGATAGTTTTCATCGGTCCTCCGGGTGCGGGGAAAGGTACTCAGTCCAAGCGACTGCTCGAGTACCTCGGCATCCCCCACCTTTCGACCGGCGAACTCTTGCGAGCCGCCAAGAGTCAGCAAACACCACTGGGTCTGCTGGCCGCCCAATATGTCGATCGCGGGCAACTTGCCCCTGATCCTTTGGTTCTGAGCCTGGTGGGGGAGTGCCTCGACCAGCCTGAGTTCGCGAAGGGGTGTTTGTTCGACGGTTTTCCTCGCACGCTGCAGCAGGCACGTTCGCTCGACGTCACGCTCGAGGGTCGCAAGACCCCACTCGATATGGTGATTGAGCTGGCTGCTGATGAGGCGGAGTTGGTCGGACGTATGCTTCGCCGAGCAGCCGCTGAAAAGCGTGCTGACGACAATCCGCAAACGATCACACAGCGAATGGAAGTCTATAAACGGCAAACCTTTCCGCTGCTCGACTATTATCGAAAACAGGGCCTGTTGGTGTCGATCGACGCTTTAGGGACCGCCGACGAGGTGTTTGCCAAGATCAAGGCAGAGGTTGATCGCTGCCGGGAGCATCCTGTCGTACGAAGTTAA
- a CDS encoding type Z 30S ribosomal protein S14, translating into MASKSKIAKSKLEPKFSTRLNRRCQMCGRPRGVYRKFGICRICFRKLADQGLIPGVRKASW; encoded by the coding sequence GTGGCCAGTAAAAGCAAGATTGCCAAATCCAAATTGGAGCCCAAGTTTTCGACACGGCTCAATCGGCGCTGCCAAATGTGCGGTCGCCCACGAGGTGTGTATCGCAAGTTTGGTATCTGCCGCATTTGCTTCCGCAAGCTCGCCGACCAGGGTTTGATTCCCGGCGTGCGTAAGGCTAGCTGGTAG
- the rpsE gene encoding 30S ribosomal protein S5 produces MANETTRSEFIDKTVQIKRCAAVVKGGRRFSFAAMVVVGDGKGRVGWGYAKANEVPPSVEKAQKQAARTMVSVPLSEGTIPHMVRAQFGSADVMLMPAGPGTGVIAGAAVRAVCEAAGISNIITKSFGTGNQVTVVKAAIKALGLLRTSQDIERLRGVSLT; encoded by the coding sequence GTGGCTAACGAGACGACGCGAAGTGAGTTCATCGACAAGACCGTGCAGATCAAGCGCTGTGCCGCCGTTGTGAAGGGTGGTCGCCGCTTCAGCTTTGCTGCAATGGTGGTTGTTGGTGACGGTAAGGGACGAGTGGGCTGGGGCTATGCCAAGGCCAACGAAGTTCCCCCCAGCGTCGAAAAGGCTCAAAAGCAAGCCGCTCGTACCATGGTGAGTGTTCCACTCTCGGAAGGTACGATCCCGCATATGGTGCGAGCTCAGTTCGGTTCGGCTGACGTCATGCTCATGCCCGCTGGTCCTGGTACGGGCGTTATCGCCGGTGCGGCCGTGCGTGCTGTTTGTGAAGCAGCTGGTATTTCGAACATCATCACCAAAAGCTTCGGCACCGGGAACCAAGTTACCGTTGTCAAGGCTGCCATCAAGGCTCTTGGTCTCCTGCGTACTTCGCAAGACATCGAGCGGCTGCGAGGAGTTTCGCTGACATGA
- the rpsH gene encoding 30S ribosomal protein S8, which yields MLTDPIADMLTRIRNAVHVERPHVDVPVSKVKRGVADVLKREGYIWDWSEVDGEAIKTLRLELKYGPNGEHVIQHIKRISSPGRRVYRKATELRPVLNGLGISIISTSGGVLSDREARQKKLGGEVLCELY from the coding sequence ATGCTTACTGACCCTATCGCCGATATGTTGACGCGGATTCGCAATGCCGTGCACGTGGAGCGTCCACATGTGGATGTTCCTGTGTCGAAGGTGAAGCGAGGCGTGGCCGACGTTCTTAAGCGTGAAGGCTACATTTGGGATTGGTCGGAAGTTGATGGCGAAGCGATCAAAACGCTCCGTCTCGAACTGAAGTACGGCCCCAACGGCGAGCATGTCATCCAGCACATCAAGCGTATCAGCTCGCCTGGTCGCCGTGTTTATCGTAAAGCCACGGAACTCCGCCCGGTTCTCAACGGCCTGGGTATCTCGATCATCAGCACCAGTGGTGGTGTACTGAGCGATCGCGAAGCTCGCCAAAAGAAGCTCGGTGGCGAAGTGTTGTGCGAACTCTACTAA
- the rplW gene encoding 50S ribosomal protein L23, with protein sequence MSTEIQTTETPRLESYQVVLRPLVTEKGMHRSTRNNQYSFEVNPLATKHDIRRAVEELFEVKVESVRTQNRLGKSRRNRTKAGVTKSWKKAIVTLNAEHRINFF encoded by the coding sequence ATGTCGACTGAAATTCAAACGACCGAAACACCTCGCCTGGAGTCTTACCAGGTGGTGCTTCGTCCGCTCGTGACAGAAAAAGGGATGCATCGCAGCACCCGCAACAACCAATATTCGTTCGAAGTCAATCCTCTCGCGACCAAGCACGACATCCGTCGCGCCGTCGAAGAGTTGTTCGAAGTCAAGGTAGAAAGCGTTCGCACGCAAAACCGCCTTGGCAAGAGCCGTCGCAACCGCACGAAGGCTGGTGTGACGAAGTCGTGGAAGAAGGCGATCGTAACGCTCAACGCTGAGCACCGTATCAACTTCTTCTAA
- the rpsM gene encoding 30S ribosomal protein S13 translates to MPRLLGVDIPNDKPTVISLGYLYGVGDHVARELCQKAGIDTEKRARDLSEEELARLATLLERDYTVEGPLRRLVQQNINRLRDIKCYRGIRHRLGLPVRGQRTKTNARTRKGPKKTVAGKKGVKDMR, encoded by the coding sequence ATGCCTCGTTTGCTAGGTGTGGACATTCCGAACGATAAGCCCACGGTCATCTCGCTGGGGTATCTGTACGGTGTTGGCGATCATGTGGCCCGCGAACTTTGCCAAAAAGCTGGCATCGACACGGAAAAGCGTGCTCGTGACCTTTCGGAAGAAGAGTTGGCCCGCCTGGCCACGTTGCTCGAGCGCGACTACACGGTGGAAGGTCCTCTCCGTCGTCTCGTCCAGCAGAACATCAATCGCCTCCGCGACATCAAGTGCTACCGCGGTATTCGTCACCGCCTGGGCCTTCCTGTTCGCGGTCAACGTACCAAGACAAACGCACGCACCCGTAAAGGTCCTAAGAAGACCGTTGCTGGTAAGAAGGGTGTGAAGGACATGCGTTAG
- the rplN gene encoding 50S ribosomal protein L14 translates to MIQQETRMAVADNTGAREVMCVKVLGGSRRRTAGIGDVIICSVKSVIPGSEIKKKAVVRAVVVRTKSPQRRADGSYVRFDANAVVLVDAEGNPRGTRIFGAVARELRDKNYMKIVSLASEVV, encoded by the coding sequence ATGATTCAGCAAGAAACTCGGATGGCCGTTGCCGACAACACCGGCGCCCGCGAAGTGATGTGCGTGAAGGTGCTGGGTGGTTCGCGTCGTCGCACCGCTGGCATTGGCGACGTGATCATTTGCAGCGTGAAGAGTGTTATTCCGGGTAGCGAAATCAAGAAGAAGGCCGTCGTTCGGGCTGTGGTGGTTCGCACCAAGAGTCCTCAGCGTCGTGCGGATGGTAGCTACGTTCGTTTCGATGCCAATGCTGTGGTGCTCGTGGATGCTGAAGGCAATCCACGCGGCACGCGTATCTTTGGTGCCGTTGCTCGTGAGCTGCGTGACAAGAATTACATGAAAATCGTTAGTTTGGCGAGCGAGGTGGTCTAA
- the rpmC gene encoding 50S ribosomal protein L29, producing MKATELREMSDEQLGLTLKETEHNLFRLRMQAQTERLDAPSELRRLKRLVARIKTIQCEKASKAVAA from the coding sequence ATGAAGGCGACTGAACTTCGAGAGATGAGCGACGAGCAGCTGGGTCTCACGCTGAAGGAAACGGAACACAACTTGTTTCGTCTTCGGATGCAGGCTCAAACCGAGCGTCTTGATGCTCCTTCGGAACTTCGTCGACTGAAGCGTCTTGTCGCTCGCATTAAGACGATTCAGTGCGAGAAGGCGAGCAAGGCAGTTGCTGCCTAG
- the rplB gene encoding 50S ribosomal protein L2 encodes MGIRHYNPVTPGRRGASVSDFKELTKGAVAPKSLLKPKKKTGGRNNQGKITTRHIGGGHKQQYRVIDFHRTKDGIPAKVDSIQYDPNRNARIALLFYADGEKRFIIAPDGLLAGQTVESGPDAPPTVGNCLPMSRIPAGVTIHNIELAPGRGARLCRSAGSSAVLMARESGWAQIQLPSGEIRRVPATCRATVGAVGNSDAMNVVIGKAGRKRWMGVRPTVRGTAMNPIDHPHGGGEGRTKGGRHPVSPTGIPAKGGSTRKRRKASNSAIVRRRRSRRYGVLKLK; translated from the coding sequence ATGGGCATTCGTCATTACAATCCGGTAACGCCAGGTCGCCGTGGTGCGAGCGTTAGCGATTTCAAAGAACTCACCAAAGGTGCAGTTGCTCCGAAGTCGCTCCTCAAACCAAAGAAGAAGACCGGCGGACGCAACAACCAGGGTAAGATTACCACTCGTCACATCGGCGGTGGCCATAAGCAGCAGTATCGCGTTATCGATTTTCATCGCACCAAGGACGGAATCCCTGCCAAGGTTGATTCGATCCAGTACGATCCCAACCGCAACGCTCGTATTGCTCTGTTGTTTTATGCCGACGGCGAAAAGCGGTTCATCATCGCTCCCGATGGTTTGCTCGCCGGCCAGACGGTCGAAAGCGGACCTGATGCACCTCCCACGGTTGGCAATTGCCTGCCGATGAGCCGCATTCCTGCCGGCGTGACAATCCACAATATTGAACTTGCTCCAGGTCGTGGTGCTCGCCTCTGTCGTAGTGCAGGCTCGAGTGCAGTCCTGATGGCACGTGAATCAGGCTGGGCACAAATTCAGCTTCCGAGCGGCGAAATTCGCCGTGTTCCTGCTACTTGCCGTGCGACGGTAGGTGCTGTGGGCAACTCGGACGCAATGAACGTTGTCATTGGTAAGGCTGGTCGTAAGCGTTGGATGGGCGTTCGCCCAACCGTTCGCGGTACTGCCATGAACCCGATCGATCACCCGCACGGTGGTGGTGAAGGTCGTACCAAGGGTGGTCGCCATCCGGTCAGCCCGACGGGTATTCCGGCCAAGGGTGGTTCGACCCGCAAGCGTCGTAAGGCCTCGAATTCGGCGATTGTTCGTCGTCGCCGTTCGCGTCGTTATGGCGTCCTGAAACTGAAATAA
- the rpsS gene encoding 30S ribosomal protein S19: MSRSTKKGPFVDFKVYKKVQATLTSGSKEPIKTWARGCTIVPEFVGLTFMVHNGKAHLKVFVTEDMVGHKLGEFAPTRTFKGHGGKAKK; encoded by the coding sequence ATGAGCAGGTCTACCAAAAAGGGTCCTTTTGTAGATTTCAAGGTCTACAAGAAGGTGCAAGCCACCCTGACATCAGGTTCGAAAGAACCGATCAAGACGTGGGCTCGTGGCTGCACGATTGTTCCCGAATTTGTGGGCCTCACATTCATGGTTCACAACGGCAAGGCACATCTCAAGGTGTTTGTTACCGAAGATATGGTCGGTCACAAGCTGGGCGAGTTTGCTCCGACTCGTACCTTTAAGGGTCACGGCGGTAAGGCCAAGAAGTAA
- the rplE gene encoding 50S ribosomal protein L5: MTSRMQVKFEKEVLPALAEKLGRANKLSLPRIEKIVVSMGVGAAVQDKKFLETAAEAMGQITGQRPIITKSRSAISAFRLRENMPIGCKVTLRGRRMFEFLDRLISLALPRVRDFRGVSRTAFDGNGSYSLGLSEQLVFPELNPDKFTRPQGMNITVVVRNATDDESREMLAAMGMPFQTEGGDK, translated from the coding sequence ATGACATCGCGAATGCAGGTCAAGTTTGAGAAAGAAGTGCTGCCTGCCTTGGCTGAAAAGCTAGGTCGCGCCAACAAGTTGTCGTTGCCACGCATCGAAAAGATCGTGGTGAGCATGGGTGTTGGTGCTGCAGTGCAGGATAAAAAATTCCTGGAAACTGCTGCAGAAGCGATGGGCCAAATCACCGGTCAACGCCCTATTATCACCAAGTCCCGTTCGGCTATTTCAGCCTTTCGTCTTCGTGAGAACATGCCGATTGGCTGCAAGGTTACGCTTCGTGGTCGGCGGATGTTTGAGTTCCTCGATCGCCTCATCTCGCTGGCGCTTCCTCGCGTTCGCGACTTTCGTGGTGTGAGCCGAACTGCATTCGATGGCAATGGCAGCTACAGTTTGGGTCTGTCGGAACAGTTGGTGTTCCCTGAACTCAACCCCGATAAATTCACCCGTCCGCAAGGTATGAACATCACCGTAGTGGTTCGCAATGCTACCGACGACGAGTCGCGTGAGATGTTGGCCGCTATGGGAATGCCGTTCCAGACGGAAGGTGGCGACAAGTAA
- the rplF gene encoding 50S ribosomal protein L6, with protein MSRIGNKPVPVLDGVKVSLSGRKVLVEGPKGKLEWEPSKPISVEVDAATKEIVVKRVDDERESRALHGLSRAIINNMIIGVKNGYEKRLEVVGVGYVVSLKGTILNLRVGLANELKREIPAGLTVTCPDQTHIVIQGCDKQKVGQFAAELRSLRKPEPYKGKGVRYQGETIKLKPGKAATK; from the coding sequence ATGTCACGTATCGGCAATAAACCAGTTCCCGTTCTCGACGGCGTGAAAGTCTCGCTTTCGGGTCGGAAGGTTCTCGTCGAAGGTCCCAAGGGGAAGCTCGAGTGGGAACCAAGTAAGCCGATCTCGGTTGAAGTCGACGCCGCGACTAAGGAAATTGTCGTTAAACGTGTCGATGATGAGCGTGAATCGCGTGCTTTGCATGGGCTTTCGCGGGCGATCATCAACAACATGATCATTGGGGTCAAAAACGGTTACGAGAAGCGTCTGGAAGTGGTGGGCGTCGGTTACGTGGTGTCGCTCAAGGGAACGATCCTGAACCTGCGCGTCGGCTTGGCCAACGAACTCAAGCGTGAGATTCCCGCTGGCTTGACCGTTACCTGCCCCGATCAAACTCACATTGTGATTCAAGGTTGCGACAAGCAGAAGGTGGGCCAGTTCGCCGCCGAGCTTCGTTCGCTTCGCAAGCCTGAGCCTTACAAGGGCAAGGGTGTTCGTTATCAGGGTGAAACGATCAAGCTCAAGCCAGGTAAGGCAGCGACCAAGTAA